The DNA sequence CTCGTAGCGCGTCGACTTGCGCATGTCCGCGAGCAGCGCGTCGGGCTCACGTTCCAGGTCCAGGATGAGCGTCGAGGGGTACAGGATCGTGTTGCGCGCCCGGCGCGCGCCGGCCACCCCGAGGGCCACGCCCTCGGCCCACGCCGGCTCGAAGCTCACGCCGACACCGCCGAGGTGTGCGCGGCACCATTCCACGACCGCCTCGGCGACCTCGCGGCGCGCCACGTCCGCGCCCGTTCCGTCGGGCGCGACGACCGGCCCGCGCGGCACGTAGCTCAACGCTTTGAACGGCGCCGGCAGGCGCCGCACGAGCACCTGGGCCAGGCCGAGCGGCGCGCCGTCCTGCGAGGTCACGCGCAGGCGTCGCGGCGTCCACTCCCCCATGCCCTTGACCTCGCCCCAACCCCACAGTTGTAGCGGGTGGCCGCCCAGGGCGTTCACCTCGCCGTCCCAGGCGGCCCGGTCCAGGACCTCGTTCACCCTCGTCACGTCGTGCCTCTCAGTCCGTCTTGGCCGCGGGATAGTGCTGGGCGTACTTGCGGCGGTAGTTCTGCGTGATCGCCTCGACCACCACACGCCGCAGCGGGCGCGCGTCGGCGTCGTACTTGAGCGGGTTGGCCAGCCCCCCGCGCCGCACGACGCGCTCGAGACGCGCGCGCAGGTCAGGGTCGAGGATGTACCGCTTGAGCAGCCCGAACGGCACCACCGTGTACAGCACCTCGTCCACAGCACGTCGCGGCTGCGCCCGGTGGCCCAGCACGACGTCCTCGACGAGCGCCTCGGCGACGTTCGCCCCCGCGGCCGTCACGTAGTGGTTGTTGCGGCCGATGCGCGGGTTGACCTCGAAGAACACGTGACGCCCGTCGCGGCGGTCGCGCTTGAAGTCGAAGTTGGCGAACCCGACGTAGCCGACGTCGTCGAGGAACCGCCGGGCGGCGTCCATGGCGTCGTCATACGGCTCGACAAGGATCGCCGCCGGGATGCCGAGCGTGCCGGGCGTGTGCTCCTCGAGCAGCACGCGGCCGGTGGCCAGCAGCGTCACCTCGCCGTGGCTGTCGCGGTAGGCGGTCAGCGAGCGCTGCTGCGTCTCGTCCCCCGGGATGTACTCCTGGACCAGGAGCGTGCCGGGGTACCGGGCGTCCGCGAGGTGGCCGAGCAGCGCGACCAGGTCGGCGCGCGCGTCGAGCGTGTGCACCTTCTGCTTGCCGGGGAACGAGACGGCGAACCACTGCGAGGAGTCCGACGGCTTGGCGATGACCGGGTAGGTCAGCGCGTCGACCGCGTCGGCGGCCGCGGCGAGCGCGTCGGGACCTTGCGCGGTGAGCCGCGCGATGTCGACCGGAACGGTGCGCGGCGTCGGGATGCCCAGGCGCTCGCACACCTGCGCGAAGCCCTCCTTGGTCGCCACGCGTGCGAGCACGTCCTTGCTCGGGTACTGGACGAGGTACCCCGCCGCCTCGATCCGGGCCCGGTGCTCGACGATCGTGTGCACGTGCCAGTCCGAGTTGGTCAGGAGCACCAGGGTGCGCCCCGCCAGGCGCCGCGCCTGGTCCTCCAGCGCGGCCAGCAGCGTCTCGACGTCGCCCAAGCCCGGCACCACCACGTTCTCGACGAACGAGGAGCGTTGCAGTGCGCGGGTCGCGACGGTGGACAGGACGACAGCGGGCGCGCCGTACCGCTCGTGGAACGCGCGGCACAGCGCGTACATCCCGATGTCGCCGCCGATGCCGACGACCGTCAGATCGCGTGTGGGGTCGGCCATCCTCATGCGTTCGACTCGGTGCGGTCGCCGGACCAGTCGGTGTGGTAGGCGCCGTCTTTGTCGGTGCGGTGGTAGGTGTGGGCGCCGAAGTAGTCGCGTTGGGCTTGGATGAGCGCGGCGGGTAGGCGCGGTGCGCGCACGGCGTCGTAGTAGGCCAGGGCGGAGGAGAACGCGGGGGTGGGCACGCCGTGGGTGGCGGCGGCGGCGACCACGCGCCGCCAGGCGGCCAGGCCCGAGGCGACGGCGTCGGTGAAGTAGGGGTCGGCCAGCAGCAGCGGCAGGTCCGTGTCGCGCTCATAGGCCTGGGTGATGCGGTCCAGGAACCGGGCGCGGATGATGCACCCGCCGCGCCAGATGCGGGCCATCGCGCCGCGGTCGATGCCCCACCCGTGCTCGGCCGAGGCCGCGGCGATCTGGTCGAAGCCCTGGGAGTAGGCCACGACCTTCGAGGCGTACAGGGCCTGGCGCACGTCCTCGACGAACGCGTCGCGGTCGGCGACCTGCCATGCGGGGGCGTGGGCGGGCAGCGCGGCGCGCGCGGCCTGGCGCCCGGCCGTCGCGCCCGACAGGGCGCGGGCGAACGTGGCCTCGGCGATCGCGGTGATCGGCACCCCCAGGTCCAGGCCGCTGTGCACCGTCCAACGCCCGGTGCCCTTCTGCTCGGCCTGGTCGGCCACCACGTCGACGAACGCGGCCCCGGTCTCGGCGTCCACATGCGAGAGCACGTCGGCGGTGATCTCGATCAGGAACGACTCCAGGTCCCCGGTGTTCCACCGGGCGAAGACCTCCCCGATCTCGCCCGCGGAGGCGCCCAACCCCTGACGCAGCAGGTCATACGCCTCACCGATCAGCTGCATGTCGGCGTACTCGATGCCGTTGTGCACCATCTTGACGAAGTGCCCCGCCCCGTCCGGGCCCACATACGCGCAACACGGGACCCCGTCGACCTTCGCGGCGATGTCCTCCAAGATCGGGCCCAACACCTCATACGCCTCACATGTCCCACCGGGCATGATCGACGGGCCGTGCAACGCGCCCTCCTCACCGCCCGAGACCCCCGCCCCCACAAACCGCAGACCCAGCTCCCGCAGCGCCGCCTCCCGACGCACCGTGTCCGGGTAGTGGGCGTTGCCCGCGTCGACCACGATGTCGCCCTCCTCCAACAACGGCGTCAGCTCATCGATCACCGCGTCCGTGGGCGCCCCGGCCTTGACCATCACCACGACCTTGCGCGGACGCTCCAACGACGCCACAAACTGCGCCAACGACTCACACGGCACGAACACCCCCTCATCGCCCGCCTGCGCGACCAACGACCGCGTCCTGGCCACACTGCGGTTATGCACCGCCACCGTGTACCCATGCCGCGCCAAATTCCGCGCCAAATTCCGACCCATCACCGCAAGACCGGTCACACCGATCTGCGCTGTGCCGGCCTGGGCGCCAAGCCCGGTGGACTGCGTCATCGTGTCTCGCTCCTCGTGCGTCGTTGTGCGTCCCGCGCTGCGCCCTCGTCGGGGCGCGCGCAACCGGAGCAAGCCTAGTCGGGCGGCCGCAGCGGGCTGGGACGCAGGTCACGATCCGGGATCGACCAGGCGGCGCGTGCGGCGAGGCTGTCCCTCACGCGCCCCCACTCGGCCTACCGTGGGCACGTGACGCCCGATCAACGGGAGATTCCCTCCCGGTTCGCCGCCGCGCTGACGTCGCTGCGCCGACCTCGGCTGCGCCCCGAGGTGACCTTGCACGAGGTGCCCGGTCCCGGACGGATCGCGCCGTGGAGCGCGGCGCTCGAGGCCGAGGTCTCGGTCGGGGGCCTGGAGCTCGCCACCGGACGGTTCGTCGTCCTGCACGATCCTGCCGGGCAGGAGACCTGGCGCGGCGACTTCCGCGTCGTCACGTTGGTCCGGGCCTCGCTCGAGCCCGAGATGGTGGACGACCCGATGCTCGCCGAGGTCGCCTGGAGCTGGGTCACCGAGACCGTCGAACAGGCGGGCGTCGACGTGGTCGCGTTGGGCGGCACCGTCACGCGTGTGCTGTCGAACAGCTTCGGCGCGCTCGACGGCACGCCTGACGCCGTCGACCTCGAACTGCGCGCCTCCTGGACGCCGACCGACACGGCGCTCGGCACGCACCTGCACATGTGGGCCGACCTCATGGCCACTGCCGGGGGCCTTCCGCCCCTGCCGGAGGGCGTCACTGCGCTGGGACCGCGCAGGTCCGGATTACGGTAGGTGCGTGACACAGCCGCCTGAGCAGACCGCAGTCCCCGCCAGGCCGATCGTCCCGCTCACCGAGCCGGCCGACGGCGTCGGTGACGTCGTCGACACCGCGGCGGGCCTCGCCAGGGTCGTCGCGGCGTTCGCCGAGGGGTCGGGCCCGGTCGCCGCCGACGCCGAGCGCGCGT is a window from the Xylanimonas ulmi genome containing:
- a CDS encoding DUF3000 domain-containing protein, with product MTPDQREIPSRFAAALTSLRRPRLRPEVTLHEVPGPGRIAPWSAALEAEVSVGGLELATGRFVVLHDPAGQETWRGDFRVVTLVRASLEPEMVDDPMLAEVAWSWVTETVEQAGVDVVALGGTVTRVLSNSFGALDGTPDAVDLELRASWTPTDTALGTHLHMWADLMATAGGLPPLPEGVTALGPRRSGLR
- a CDS encoding carboxylate--amine ligase → MRMADPTRDLTVVGIGGDIGMYALCRAFHERYGAPAVVLSTVATRALQRSSFVENVVVPGLGDVETLLAALEDQARRLAGRTLVLLTNSDWHVHTIVEHRARIEAAGYLVQYPSKDVLARVATKEGFAQVCERLGIPTPRTVPVDIARLTAQGPDALAAAADAVDALTYPVIAKPSDSSQWFAVSFPGKQKVHTLDARADLVALLGHLADARYPGTLLVQEYIPGDETQQRSLTAYRDSHGEVTLLATGRVLLEEHTPGTLGIPAAILVEPYDDAMDAARRFLDDVGYVGFANFDFKRDRRDGRHVFFEVNPRIGRNNHYVTAAGANVAEALVEDVVLGHRAQPRRAVDEVLYTVVPFGLLKRYILDPDLRARLERVVRRGGLANPLKYDADARPLRRVVVEAITQNYRRKYAQHYPAAKTD
- the gndA gene encoding NADP-dependent phosphogluconate dehydrogenase, with the protein product MTQSTGLGAQAGTAQIGVTGLAVMGRNLARNLARHGYTVAVHNRSVARTRSLVAQAGDEGVFVPCESLAQFVASLERPRKVVVMVKAGAPTDAVIDELTPLLEEGDIVVDAGNAHYPDTVRREAALRELGLRFVGAGVSGGEEGALHGPSIMPGGTCEAYEVLGPILEDIAAKVDGVPCCAYVGPDGAGHFVKMVHNGIEYADMQLIGEAYDLLRQGLGASAGEIGEVFARWNTGDLESFLIEITADVLSHVDAETGAAFVDVVADQAEQKGTGRWTVHSGLDLGVPITAIAEATFARALSGATAGRQAARAALPAHAPAWQVADRDAFVEDVRQALYASKVVAYSQGFDQIAAASAEHGWGIDRGAMARIWRGGCIIRARFLDRITQAYERDTDLPLLLADPYFTDAVASGLAAWRRVVAAAATHGVPTPAFSSALAYYDAVRAPRLPAALIQAQRDYFGAHTYHRTDKDGAYHTDWSGDRTESNA